TGGCCTTGTAGCCAGCAGGAACGTCGTCCATGCCGATGGTGCGATCGAAGACCTTGCCAGGGTTGATGGTGCCGTCGAGCACGAGCGGCAGCAGTTCCTCGATGTATGCCCTTGCGGGTGCGACGCCACCGGTGAGCGTGATGTTGCGCATGAACTCGGGGAAGCCGAGCGGTACCTCGGAGAACTGAGGGGCACCGACCCGGCTGATGACGCCGCCGTCACGGACGACGCCGATCGCCATCTCGATCGCCGGCTTGAGGCCGACGGCTTCGAGGACGGCGTGGGTTCCGTCGCCGTTGGTGAGTTCCTTGACCTTGGCGATGCCCTCTTCGCCGCGTCCGGCGACGACGTCGGTCGCACCGAATTCGCGGCCGAGTTCGGTGCGGGCCTCGTGCCGGCCCATGAGGATGATGCGCGAGGCGCCCATGAGCTTGGCGGAGAGAACGGCGCAGAGGCCAACTGCGCCGTCGCCGATCACGGTGACTGTCTCGCCCGGCTGGATTCCGGCCTTCTTGGCCGCGTGGTATCCGGTTGACATGACATCGGAAAGGCTCAGCAGTGACGGGATCAGCTTCTCATCGAAGCCGGACGGGACGACGACGAGGGTGCCCGCTGCCTGGGGGACCCGGGCGAATTCGCCCTGGCCGCCGTCGTCGTGCCCGCCCCAGTGGGCGCCGTGGCGGCAGGATGTCTGCAGGCCTTCCTTGCA
This genomic interval from Arthrobacter sp. FW306-2-2C-D06B contains the following:
- a CDS encoding zinc-dependent alcohol dehydrogenase family protein; translated protein: MRATLMYGAGDVRVETVPNPTIQEPTDAIVRIVAGCICGSDLWPYASRPDSAEGSRMGHEFVGIVEELGSGVTGLAIGDFVIAPFVASDGTCDFCKEGLQTSCRHGAHWGGHDDGGQGEFARVPQAAGTLVVVPSGFDEKLIPSLLSLSDVMSTGYHAAKKAGIQPGETVTVIGDGAVGLCAVLSAKLMGASRIILMGRHEARTELGREFGATDVVAGRGEEGIAKVKELTNGDGTHAVLEAVGLKPAIEMAIGVVRDGGVISRVGAPQFSEVPLGFPEFMRNITLTGGVAPARAYIEELLPLVLDGTINPGKVFDRTIGMDDVPAGYKAMADREALKVLVRP